The stretch of DNA CCGGGCGAGCGCTTCACCGAGTCGACCCGCTCGATCATCGATTACCTGGCTTTCGCCCGTACGTTCGATAGCAGCTTTCCCGGCTTTGTCGCGGATGTGCATGGATTGCAGCATGAAGACGAAGGCAATGGGCGGCAGTACACCGTCGATTGCATCAAGGTTTGAGGACGTTTCCCGCTATGCAGCCAATGATCAATCCCAAGTACCCCGGCCTGTCGGTGCGCGTTGCCGACGACGGTTTCGCCGCGTATGTCTGGGGCAGTGATTTCAGCTTCGAAGTCAGCGCCTATGCCCAGGCACAGAGCGAGCAGGTGGTGGCCAAGTGGCCGTTGCACCCCATCACCCCGTACCGCAAGTGCTACGGCATCGACCCCGAAGAGTTCAGCAGCTATCGCGATGCCGCGGACAGCGCGGTGTTCATGGCCTACCTGGACGACGAACCGGTCGGCCATGTGGTGGTCAGCACCAACTGGAACGGCTACGCCCATATCGACGAGTTGGCGGTGCATGCGCCGGCGCGACGCCACGGGGTGGCCAAGGCCTTGCTGGATGTGGCGCAGTTCTGGAGCCGCAAGAAAAAACTGCCGGGCATCATGCTCGAGACCCAGAACAACAACCTGGGGGCCTGCCGCTTGTACGAGCGCTGCGGTTATGTGGTCGGCGGCATCGATCACCTGCGATACCGCGGGATCGATCCGACCACGGCCGAGGTGGCGATTTTCTGGTATCGGCTGTTCAACGACGAGCTGGCTCGGGAAGCCAGGGTCTAGCCGGCCAGCATCCCTTCAGCCTTTTCCGTGAGAGTTTCCAGCAGCGCCTCCAGGGTTGGCGAGGATGGACTGCCGCCGCGGGTCAGGGCATAGAGGGTGACCGGGATCGGTGGCGACAGCGGGCAGACGTCCAGCCCGCCCTCACGCGCCCCGAGGGCGGTGAAGGGGTCGACAATCGCCAGGCCTTCGCCGGCCTCGACCATGCTGCGCATCATCTGGTGGGTTTGCACCCGGGTGTGGATGGTCGGGCTCGGGCGCAGGTTCTGCAGCTTGCTGTCGAGGGCCACGCTCAGCGGGTCCTGGCCTTCCAGGCCGACCATGGCCTGGCCCGCCAGGTCCTGCAGGGAAATGTACTTCTGCTTCGGTTGCAGCCAGCCGTGGGGCGCCAGCAATTGCAGCTTGCCCTGGGCCAGGGCCACGCACTGGATATCGGGGTGATCGGGGTTGTGCAGGCTCAGGCCCAGGTCGCCTTCGCGCAGCAACAGGCTCTTGACCATGTCGCGGGTGGCCTGGCTGGCGAGGTGGCACGGGGTGTCGGGAAAGCGCCGGCGCAGGGCGGCGATGCTCTGCGGCAACAGTTGCTGGGCCAGGGGCGGGGTGCCGATGATGCGCAAGGGCGGCGCCTGGTATTGCTTCAGGCTGTCGGCCAGGCGTTGCACGGGTTCGAAGGCGTCATACAGGGTGGCGATCGCCGGCTGTAGCTCGCGGGCCTCGCGGGTGGCTTGCAGGCGTCCGCGAACACTGGCGAAGAGCATGAAGCCCGATTGGCTTTCGGCGTCGCGCAGGATCGTTTCCACCTCGGCCACCGGCAATTGCAGCAGCTCGGCGGCCGTGCCCAGGTGTCCGGTTTGCAGGAGCGCCTGAATCACTTCGATATGACGTAAACGCATGCTTGAAGTCCATGTCCAGCCGGTGGGGGATTCACACTGAATCCTAACCCATGTCCGCGCCTATGACTTCTGCTCATAACGGTACGTTATGAAGGAAGGATGGTCTCGGGTTCGCGAATGAGGGTGATGCCCGATTGCACGAGGAGAAACTGGTTGTCGTCCATTTTGTTGACGCGATCGCCAATGGCCAGGCGATAGGTGGTGACAGGCTCCGAGCCGGCGATGCCCTCTGGCGAGGGGGTGGATTCCTGGAACTCATGCACCGAATAGACACGGCCTTCCGCGTCCCTTGCATGAAATTGTCCGACGAGTACTGCTGCCATCTTTAGAGCCTCTGGAGATAAAACACTCAATTTGCGGTCCTGTAGACCGTGCCTGGGCGAACTAAGTTTAGCGGCGGAAAAAAAATAGTCCGCGGCCCTGATTGCAGCTGGCGTACAGCGGCGTGAAGCCTGGAAAAGCTCACGGAACTTCCTTCGGCGGGTGGCTGTGGGCGGGGTGGATCATCTATAACTACCAGCCTCCTCAACCAGAAGTCGGGAATTCGCTATGAGCAACGTCTACGCGATTGCAGTGCTGGTGGGCAGCCTGAGAAAGGCCTCGATCAACCGGAAAGTGGCGCTGGCCCTGGCGGAACTGGCGCCGGCCAACCTGCGGCTTAAGATTGTCGAGATCGGCGATCTGCCGCTTTACAACGAAGACATCGATGTGGATCCACCGGCAGCCTACAGGACTTTCCGTGAACAGGTGAGTGCAGCCGACGCCGTGCTGTTCGTCACTCCGGAATACAACCGCTCGGTTCCCGCGCCGATGAAAAACGCCATCGACGTGGGGTCGCGCCCCTACGGCAAGAGCGCCTGGAGCGGCAAGCCGGGGGCAGTGATCAGCGCCTC from Pseudomonas chlororaphis subsp. chlororaphis encodes:
- a CDS encoding GNAT family N-acetyltransferase: MQPMINPKYPGLSVRVADDGFAAYVWGSDFSFEVSAYAQAQSEQVVAKWPLHPITPYRKCYGIDPEEFSSYRDAADSAVFMAYLDDEPVGHVVVSTNWNGYAHIDELAVHAPARRHGVAKALLDVAQFWSRKKKLPGIMLETQNNNLGACRLYERCGYVVGGIDHLRYRGIDPTTAEVAIFWYRLFNDELAREARV
- a CDS encoding LysR substrate-binding domain-containing protein — protein: MRLRHIEVIQALLQTGHLGTAAELLQLPVAEVETILRDAESQSGFMLFASVRGRLQATREARELQPAIATLYDAFEPVQRLADSLKQYQAPPLRIIGTPPLAQQLLPQSIAALRRRFPDTPCHLASQATRDMVKSLLLREGDLGLSLHNPDHPDIQCVALAQGKLQLLAPHGWLQPKQKYISLQDLAGQAMVGLEGQDPLSVALDSKLQNLRPSPTIHTRVQTHQMMRSMVEAGEGLAIVDPFTALGAREGGLDVCPLSPPIPVTLYALTRGGSPSSPTLEALLETLTEKAEGMLAG
- a CDS encoding NADPH-dependent FMN reductase; translation: MSNVYAIAVLVGSLRKASINRKVALALAELAPANLRLKIVEIGDLPLYNEDIDVDPPAAYRTFREQVSAADAVLFVTPEYNRSVPAPMKNAIDVGSRPYGKSAWSGKPGAVISASPGAIGGFGANHHLRQSLVFLNVPCMQQPEAYLGGAGSAFDEAGKLSESVKPFLQNFINAYAQWVEQHKKL